Proteins co-encoded in one Bremerella sp. TYQ1 genomic window:
- a CDS encoding 3'-5' exoribonuclease YhaM family protein: MSRRSVTQLGENENINEVYVASGKQLRPNRQGNLYLQMQLSDKSGSVNAMMWNASDAIYKRFEDGDYVRIQGTSQFYNGAMQVIVSHVERIEAKDVDESDFMQVSPQRMDEMLKELGDQLRAIRNIHLRNLAECFLIDEDLISRFRKSPAAIKNHHAYEGGLLEHVVSLIKVAKAIVPFYPQVDEDLLVMGVLFHDIGKVDELSSDKGLAYSDEGQLIGHLVSGVSIVDRLTAEAEKLSGEKFPEELALRIKHMVVSHHGKLEFGSPKVPMTAEALALHYIDSLDAHMHGFDKLLADDMNSDSNWTSYSPQFGRKLFKGSGS; the protein is encoded by the coding sequence ATGTCGCGACGAAGCGTTACGCAGCTGGGCGAGAACGAAAACATCAACGAAGTTTACGTGGCATCAGGCAAGCAATTGCGCCCCAACCGTCAAGGGAATCTTTACCTTCAGATGCAATTGTCCGACAAGTCAGGTTCGGTCAATGCAATGATGTGGAACGCCAGTGATGCGATCTACAAGCGTTTCGAGGATGGCGACTACGTCCGCATCCAAGGAACGTCGCAGTTCTACAACGGAGCGATGCAAGTGATCGTTTCGCACGTTGAACGTATTGAGGCCAAGGATGTCGACGAGTCTGACTTCATGCAGGTCAGCCCGCAGCGTATGGATGAAATGCTGAAGGAGCTGGGCGATCAATTGCGGGCAATCCGCAATATCCACCTGCGGAATCTGGCAGAATGCTTCCTGATTGACGAAGATTTGATCTCGCGATTTCGTAAGTCGCCAGCCGCGATCAAAAACCACCACGCCTATGAAGGTGGTTTGCTTGAGCATGTCGTCAGCCTAATCAAAGTCGCCAAAGCGATTGTCCCGTTTTATCCGCAGGTCGATGAAGACTTGTTGGTAATGGGTGTCTTGTTTCACGACATCGGCAAAGTCGATGAACTGAGCAGCGATAAGGGCCTGGCCTACAGTGACGAGGGGCAATTGATCGGGCATTTGGTCAGTGGTGTCAGCATTGTCGACCGTTTGACCGCCGAAGCGGAGAAGCTCTCTGGCGAGAAATTCCCCGAGGAATTGGCTTTGCGAATCAAGCACATGGTCGTCAGCCATCATGGCAAGCTGGAATTCGGTAGCCCTAAAGTTCCGATGACGGCCGAAGCTCTCGCACTTCATTACATCGACAGCCTCGACGCTCATATGCATGGCTTCGATAAGCTGCTCGCCGACGACATGAACAGCGATAGTAACTGGACGTCGTACAGTCCGCAGTTCGGTCGCAAGCTGTTCAAAGGAAGTGGCTCTTAA
- the proS gene encoding proline--tRNA ligase, with product MAKAPKNAISPTREVDYPEWYQQVIKAADLAEISPVRGCMVIKPWGWGIWENMQKVLDGMFKDTGHENAYFPLFIPMSFLEKEAEHVEGFAKECAVVTHHRLEPGPDGGLVPAGKLDEPLIVRPTSETIIGAMYAKWVQSYRDLPILINQWANVVRWELRTRMFLRTAEFLWQEGHTAHATEEEALAETRQMLEVYADFAENYMAMPVIKGEKPSWERFPGANMTVSIEAMMQDRKALQAGTSHFLGQNFSKAQEIKFQSAEGTEEFAWTTSWGVSTRLVGGLIMTHSDDDGLVVPPRLAPKHVVILPIYRSDEEKAAVLQFCDDLESKLKGQTYDGSPVRVMMDDRDLRGGEKTWHHIKRGVPIRVEVGPRDVASGSVFVGRRDQSPKDKQGIPVDQFVAEIADTLAEIQNGLFEKAKKLRDDNSRKVDSVDELKKWFTPKSDNKPEIHGGFAFVHCADVPEVEEELKKLKLTARCIPVDGEEEPGKCLFTGQDVAKRMVIAKAY from the coding sequence ATGGCCAAGGCGCCCAAGAACGCAATTAGCCCGACCCGAGAAGTCGATTATCCCGAGTGGTACCAACAGGTCATCAAAGCGGCCGACCTGGCAGAGATCTCCCCCGTGCGAGGGTGCATGGTGATTAAGCCATGGGGATGGGGCATTTGGGAAAACATGCAAAAAGTTCTCGACGGCATGTTTAAAGACACCGGCCACGAGAATGCTTACTTTCCACTCTTCATTCCGATGAGTTTTCTCGAAAAGGAAGCAGAACATGTGGAAGGTTTTGCAAAAGAATGCGCCGTTGTTACGCACCACCGACTCGAGCCTGGTCCCGATGGCGGCTTGGTCCCTGCCGGCAAACTGGACGAGCCGCTAATCGTTCGCCCCACAAGCGAAACGATCATTGGGGCTATGTACGCGAAATGGGTTCAATCGTACCGTGATCTGCCGATCCTGATTAATCAGTGGGCCAATGTAGTGCGCTGGGAACTTCGCACGCGAATGTTCCTGCGGACGGCCGAGTTCCTTTGGCAGGAAGGCCATACGGCCCATGCGACGGAAGAAGAAGCCCTCGCAGAGACACGACAAATGCTCGAAGTCTACGCGGACTTTGCCGAAAACTACATGGCCATGCCGGTTATCAAAGGGGAAAAGCCTTCCTGGGAACGCTTTCCAGGGGCCAACATGACGGTCAGCATCGAAGCAATGATGCAAGATCGCAAAGCCCTACAAGCTGGTACTTCCCATTTTCTGGGGCAAAATTTCTCGAAGGCCCAGGAAATCAAATTCCAATCAGCCGAAGGAACCGAAGAGTTCGCCTGGACCACTTCCTGGGGTGTTTCCACGCGTCTGGTCGGCGGGCTGATCATGACGCACAGTGACGACGACGGGCTCGTTGTCCCACCGCGATTGGCTCCAAAGCATGTTGTGATCTTGCCGATCTACCGTAGCGATGAAGAAAAAGCTGCCGTGCTCCAGTTCTGCGACGATTTGGAATCGAAGCTTAAGGGTCAGACTTACGATGGCTCGCCGGTTCGTGTGATGATGGACGACCGCGATTTGCGTGGTGGCGAAAAAACCTGGCACCACATTAAACGGGGTGTGCCGATTCGAGTAGAAGTTGGCCCCCGCGACGTTGCCTCAGGCAGCGTTTTCGTAGGTCGCCGCGATCAGAGCCCGAAGGACAAGCAGGGAATCCCCGTCGATCAGTTTGTTGCTGAAATTGCTGATACGCTGGCTGAAATTCAAAACGGCCTGTTTGAAAAGGCAAAGAAGCTCCGCGACGACAACTCGCGCAAAGTCGATAGCGTCGATGAACTTAAGAAATGGTTCACGCCGAAAAGCGACAACAAACCTGAAATCCATGGCGGCTTCGCGTTCGTCCACTGCGCGGATGTTCCAGAAGTGGAAGAAGAGCTGAAAAAGCTTAAGCTCACCGCGCGATGTATTCCTGTAGATGGCGAGGAAGAGCCAGGAAAATGCCTTTTCACAGGACAGGACGTTGCCAAGCGAATGGTGATCGCCAAAGCCTATTAG
- a CDS encoding DUF1559 domain-containing protein, which translates to MNSYVSRATSARRGFTLVELLVVIAIIGILVGLTLPAVQMAREAARRAQCQNNLKQLGIALNLYLSEKGKLPPAVDAARFTWLSKILPELEQSALYESLNFDAYADDQAFLNQQLEILQCPSDPEMGDFASVQEVGITNYAGAEGWRSLVAGQQFNASDNDAASGSFTRPAFVNSSTTYFTRPVDLSGMFRPGPTRQTSTANVKDGMSNTVMVAEVAAAGFTTPSGGDTTQTNEGSPAFITAGSARSSFIGYYPGATSAPTDLIDSAGYVPTSGTPASTLFAPLFISVDAINTTARSASTRHATLQCVNGDGSVASIPLTIDNTVWIQRTAMADGTVIN; encoded by the coding sequence ATGAACAGTTATGTTTCTCGCGCGACGAGCGCACGTCGCGGTTTCACACTTGTGGAACTCTTGGTCGTTATTGCGATCATCGGAATTCTCGTCGGTTTGACGCTCCCAGCCGTTCAGATGGCTCGCGAAGCGGCTCGACGTGCTCAGTGTCAGAATAATCTGAAGCAACTGGGGATTGCTCTCAATCTCTACCTGTCAGAAAAAGGGAAACTTCCACCTGCTGTTGATGCGGCTAGATTTACTTGGCTCTCAAAGATTTTGCCAGAACTTGAACAAAGTGCGCTGTACGAAAGCCTGAACTTCGATGCGTATGCTGACGATCAAGCTTTTTTGAATCAACAGTTAGAAATCCTGCAGTGTCCATCTGATCCAGAAATGGGGGACTTTGCCTCGGTTCAGGAAGTTGGCATTACGAACTACGCAGGTGCCGAGGGCTGGCGTTCGCTTGTTGCTGGACAGCAATTTAATGCAAGTGACAACGATGCTGCCTCTGGTAGTTTCACGCGCCCTGCATTCGTCAATTCGTCCACTACGTATTTCACACGGCCGGTAGATCTTAGCGGCATGTTCCGTCCAGGTCCGACGCGTCAAACGTCCACGGCTAACGTGAAGGACGGTATGTCGAACACCGTGATGGTCGCCGAAGTTGCCGCTGCTGGATTTACGACTCCGTCTGGTGGAGATACAACGCAAACCAATGAAGGTTCACCGGCGTTTATCACTGCTGGTAGCGCTCGCTCTTCATTCATTGGTTACTACCCAGGAGCGACTTCAGCACCGACTGATTTGATTGACTCCGCTGGCTATGTGCCAACCTCTGGTACTCCAGCGTCTACGTTGTTTGCTCCACTGTTTATTTCGGTGGACGCCATCAATACGACGGCCCGATCGGCAAGCACGCGTCATGCTACGCTTCAGTGTGTGAACGGGGACGGTTCGGTCGCTTCCATTCCATTGACGATCGACAACACCGTTTGGATTCAGCGTACCGCCATGGCTGACGGTACCGTGATCAACTAA
- a CDS encoding porin encodes MKMDWKAAMLAAAMMVGGSTVASAQEAGYYDASQVSYNAIASDCGCATDVACGCDAAPTCASDCGCYSDCCCGGMDWFGCCEHGDPWTLFGENDCGLTIGGWISGGYYGNFRGVNTNNGNAPVAFRQISNAATLNQAWIYAEKAADAETYCFDLGYRVDAVFGADGPDTQAFGYGDRYRWDNGWNSATTADGEDLYGSAIPQAYVTAAWGDWEVKVGHFYTIIGYEVVQAPDNFFTSYAYTMNYGEPFTHGGVLATYSGIQDTTLWGGYVQGWDTAFDNWEAQATFLGGISRDLSDRTTVTWAVNAGDWGKTNGGNIYMNSFVLTHDIGCGYSYVFQHDLGIQSNLGAAEANYWYGVNQYLFKEINDCWSAGIRAEWFCDEDGSRVGFGPGNYYATTVGLNWKPTANITVRPEVRFEKFDDLDGAGGTPYAEGTHDDIVLYGFDAIFTF; translated from the coding sequence ATGAAAATGGATTGGAAGGCCGCCATGTTGGCAGCCGCAATGATGGTCGGCGGTTCGACCGTCGCTTCGGCTCAGGAAGCTGGCTACTACGACGCCAGTCAAGTGAGCTACAACGCAATCGCTTCCGATTGTGGTTGTGCGACGGACGTAGCTTGTGGCTGCGATGCAGCTCCGACCTGTGCTTCGGATTGTGGTTGCTACAGCGATTGCTGCTGTGGTGGCATGGATTGGTTTGGTTGCTGCGAACATGGCGATCCCTGGACGCTGTTCGGCGAAAACGATTGCGGGCTGACCATTGGTGGTTGGATCTCCGGTGGTTACTACGGTAACTTCCGTGGCGTTAACACCAACAACGGCAACGCTCCTGTCGCTTTCCGTCAGATCTCGAACGCTGCCACGCTGAACCAAGCTTGGATTTACGCTGAAAAGGCTGCTGACGCCGAAACTTACTGCTTCGATCTCGGTTACCGAGTTGACGCAGTCTTCGGTGCTGACGGTCCAGACACGCAAGCCTTCGGTTACGGCGATCGATATCGCTGGGACAACGGCTGGAACTCGGCCACCACGGCTGATGGCGAAGACCTTTACGGTTCGGCCATTCCACAGGCTTACGTGACGGCTGCTTGGGGCGATTGGGAAGTCAAAGTCGGTCACTTCTACACCATCATTGGTTACGAAGTGGTTCAGGCTCCTGACAACTTCTTCACCTCGTACGCCTACACGATGAACTACGGCGAACCATTCACCCACGGTGGTGTGCTCGCTACGTACAGCGGTATCCAAGACACGACCCTGTGGGGCGGTTACGTTCAAGGTTGGGACACGGCTTTCGACAACTGGGAAGCTCAAGCGACCTTCCTCGGTGGTATCAGCCGCGACCTGTCGGATCGTACGACCGTCACTTGGGCTGTCAACGCCGGCGACTGGGGTAAGACCAACGGTGGTAACATCTACATGAACAGCTTCGTGCTGACTCATGACATCGGATGTGGCTACAGCTACGTCTTCCAGCACGACTTGGGCATTCAGTCCAACCTCGGTGCTGCAGAAGCCAACTACTGGTACGGTGTTAACCAGTACCTGTTCAAGGAAATCAACGACTGCTGGTCGGCTGGTATCCGTGCTGAATGGTTCTGTGACGAAGATGGTAGCCGTGTTGGCTTCGGCCCAGGTAACTACTACGCCACGACCGTTGGTCTGAACTGGAAGCCTACCGCGAACATCACCGTTCGTCCGGAAGTTCGCTTCGAGAAGTTCGACGACCTCGATGGTGCCGGTGGCACGCCTTACGCTGAAGGCACCCACGACGACATCGTCCTGTACGGTTTCGACGCTATCTTCACCTTCTAA
- a CDS encoding DUF4416 family protein has protein sequence MGAIQDPRLVLPIIAAFSRYPEALAWGKQKAEAEWGEIALTSEPFLLTETTYYDKEMGPGQYKQFWAFSELLSPGTLPDWKIQSNKFEETYAQESEWPEQRPLNLDPGYISEAKLVLATTKDRDHRLFLRDGIYAEVTLHYRRKAWTSWEWTYPDYQRSEYHAFFDKCRSYLRQKLNT, from the coding sequence TTGGGAGCCATCCAAGATCCCCGCCTGGTGCTGCCGATCATTGCCGCATTCAGCCGCTACCCCGAAGCATTGGCATGGGGAAAGCAAAAAGCGGAAGCCGAATGGGGTGAAATTGCCCTGACAAGCGAACCATTTCTGCTCACTGAAACGACGTACTACGACAAAGAAATGGGACCGGGACAATACAAACAGTTCTGGGCTTTTTCAGAATTGCTGTCTCCTGGAACGCTGCCGGATTGGAAAATTCAATCCAACAAATTCGAGGAAACCTACGCCCAGGAAAGCGAATGGCCAGAGCAGCGGCCCCTGAATCTAGATCCAGGATATATCTCGGAAGCGAAGTTAGTTCTCGCGACCACCAAAGACCGTGACCATCGGCTTTTTCTTCGCGACGGGATCTATGCGGAAGTAACGCTGCATTACCGCCGCAAGGCTTGGACTTCATGGGAATGGACCTATCCCGACTATCAGCGAAGTGAGTACCACGCCTTTTTTGACAAGTGCCGTAGCTACCTTCGACAAAAGCTCAATACCTAG
- a CDS encoding glycosyltransferase family 4 protein, with translation MTWSPSIAFAFVVAAMLPGMLLSLLTTALVRRWAPKLGLVDLPNERKVHVTPTPLGGGIGIWVGLVVPFAIAQGVVWHAVNHPDMTFSSGLLQRGWEFAQPHLAGYQDKALSLWTLLTLATVLATVGLLDDLTGLGWKIRLAVQFAVAAVVVWVLDWKLSFFIDIPWLPDVVTLFWIVALINSFNMLDNMDGLSAGIAGIGSFMLASVLLLAPDPTTAGPQLFVGGFLLVLTGSIIGFLYHNRPPAKIFMGDAGSYLIGFCMAVMTILATFGSYEENRQHAILAPLCILAVPLYDLVTVLYIRLREGRSPFQADKCHFSHRLVEMGFSKTSAVLVIYLLTATCGLGALLLHQVDLVGAILVLLLVFCVLCLIALIEKAARRKERNRIDGSEN, from the coding sequence GTGACCTGGAGCCCGAGCATTGCTTTTGCGTTTGTCGTTGCGGCAATGCTGCCGGGGATGCTCTTATCGCTTCTTACGACAGCTTTAGTTCGCCGCTGGGCCCCAAAGCTTGGCCTGGTTGATCTCCCCAACGAGCGAAAAGTTCATGTCACTCCAACCCCGCTTGGTGGCGGAATTGGGATTTGGGTGGGACTTGTTGTGCCGTTTGCCATTGCCCAAGGCGTAGTGTGGCATGCGGTGAATCACCCCGACATGACGTTCAGTTCTGGCCTATTGCAGCGGGGCTGGGAATTCGCACAGCCTCATTTGGCAGGCTATCAAGACAAAGCTCTTTCGCTGTGGACTTTATTGACGCTCGCAACCGTTTTGGCCACGGTTGGCTTGCTGGATGACCTGACCGGACTTGGCTGGAAAATTCGGTTGGCGGTTCAGTTTGCAGTGGCGGCGGTTGTTGTCTGGGTTCTCGACTGGAAACTGAGCTTCTTCATTGACATTCCCTGGCTGCCCGATGTCGTCACGCTGTTTTGGATTGTGGCGTTGATCAATTCGTTTAACATGCTCGACAACATGGACGGGCTTTCCGCGGGAATTGCCGGAATCGGATCCTTCATGTTGGCTTCGGTATTGTTGCTTGCCCCAGATCCCACAACAGCAGGACCACAACTGTTCGTCGGAGGATTTCTGCTGGTGTTAACCGGCTCGATCATTGGATTTTTGTATCACAATCGTCCGCCCGCCAAAATCTTCATGGGCGACGCCGGTAGCTATCTCATTGGGTTTTGTATGGCCGTGATGACAATCCTGGCAACGTTTGGCAGCTATGAAGAGAATCGCCAACACGCGATTTTGGCCCCCCTTTGTATCTTAGCGGTCCCGCTCTACGACTTAGTGACGGTGCTTTATATCCGCCTGCGTGAAGGTCGCAGCCCGTTTCAAGCCGACAAATGCCATTTTTCGCACCGCCTGGTCGAGATGGGATTCAGCAAGACCAGCGCCGTCTTGGTAATTTATCTGCTTACCGCGACATGCGGCTTGGGAGCGTTACTATTACATCAAGTCGACTTGGTTGGTGCTATTTTAGTGCTGCTCCTGGTTTTTTGCGTGCTTTGTTTGATTGCGTTGATTGAAAAAGCCGCGCGACGAAAAGAACGAAATCGAATCGATGGCAGCGAAAACTAA
- a CDS encoding O-antigen ligase, with translation MAAKTKREKHSSNGESQSSLLPHLVLGGVAFLVVVTPLVSSEGSPERGAELWLAVGWSLLLTLWGATAIMKPKLELRWSWPETCLLGFVLWLALSTWFVAGEGNLRSAFNGFWDHAHLLIAYFLIRQCIVTEKQRSAILSAMICLAVFVSTFAIYQYRVELPAQRAAYDANPEQVLIENGIDPDPNNPVRALFESRLDSTEPTATFTLTNSLAGFLVPWLLLSIGWLKNAFSDGPNWKRVGGLTLAVTVVCICLLLTKSRTAWLASLFGLTVLGFYASGIGRRVSWVIPAAGLTAILGIFMLGFATGVLDVEVLSEAPKSVLYRLQYWQGAAAIVASNPVFGCGLANFQGYYPEFMLPMASETVADPHNFVFEIWATAGTPALLLFLAAMTFWVIRLAKSHDHPPEEVAPQRESEDVPNSSTPIALGAALAFPFAPMLQMIMQEVSPDFMPQIVGLIPTLAVAFALSQGTSQARNLRLYLIVAISALVVDLLAAGGISFPSVAGSLYLLAAVASPAKPTVVLDDWRGKGLPLAIGAVGLLVVTLWGIQPSQARRTQMGQSTLAARQGNWKAMEQHALLATQADPWSKEGPSALANIYYQGWTNNSDAPLKARKPLLDSFDESLAMTFRRAGRSFPLHFSAGNWYLDIYRQSNNPQHLLQATDHYRQAAKLFPNRAIHHAQLAWALHLAGLDEESSAEAEEALRLDALNPHVERSLEKLKIHDPGPFNPNDQAKAGPSQELSAKQVVENLRTMGG, from the coding sequence ATGGCAGCGAAAACTAAACGCGAGAAACATTCCTCCAACGGCGAATCCCAATCCTCGCTGTTACCTCACTTGGTCTTAGGGGGAGTCGCGTTTCTTGTCGTTGTCACGCCGCTCGTTTCGAGCGAAGGTTCGCCCGAACGCGGTGCCGAACTTTGGCTAGCCGTAGGCTGGTCTCTCTTACTTACGCTGTGGGGTGCCACAGCTATCATGAAACCAAAACTCGAACTTCGCTGGAGTTGGCCAGAGACTTGCCTTCTCGGATTTGTGCTATGGCTCGCGTTGTCGACCTGGTTCGTAGCTGGTGAAGGAAATCTACGCTCGGCATTCAATGGGTTTTGGGATCATGCCCATTTATTGATCGCCTATTTTTTGATACGGCAATGCATTGTCACCGAGAAACAGCGAAGTGCGATTCTGTCAGCGATGATTTGCCTGGCAGTGTTTGTCTCAACGTTCGCCATCTATCAATATCGAGTCGAGCTTCCAGCACAGCGTGCGGCCTACGATGCCAATCCCGAGCAAGTGCTTATCGAGAACGGAATCGATCCTGATCCGAATAATCCAGTTCGAGCTTTGTTTGAAAGCCGTCTCGACAGTACCGAACCGACGGCGACATTTACGTTGACGAATTCGCTGGCCGGATTTCTCGTCCCGTGGCTCTTGCTCTCGATCGGATGGCTGAAAAACGCTTTCAGTGATGGCCCAAATTGGAAGCGTGTCGGTGGACTCACGCTGGCGGTGACGGTTGTCTGTATCTGTTTGCTGTTGACTAAGAGCCGAACCGCTTGGCTGGCAAGTTTGTTCGGTCTTACTGTCTTAGGTTTCTACGCGAGTGGGATTGGCAGACGGGTATCGTGGGTCATTCCCGCAGCTGGCCTCACGGCAATTCTCGGAATTTTCATGCTCGGGTTTGCTACCGGCGTCTTAGATGTAGAGGTTCTCAGCGAAGCCCCCAAATCTGTTCTCTACCGACTTCAATACTGGCAAGGAGCTGCGGCGATTGTTGCCAGCAATCCCGTTTTTGGATGCGGACTGGCGAACTTCCAAGGCTACTATCCAGAGTTCATGTTGCCGATGGCGAGTGAAACGGTCGCCGATCCTCATAACTTTGTATTTGAAATCTGGGCGACGGCTGGCACCCCCGCATTGCTGCTCTTTCTAGCAGCTATGACATTTTGGGTGATTCGACTTGCGAAATCTCACGACCATCCGCCGGAAGAAGTTGCACCGCAACGAGAGAGTGAAGACGTCCCGAATTCTTCCACGCCGATTGCTCTTGGTGCCGCTCTCGCATTTCCGTTCGCACCGATGCTGCAAATGATCATGCAGGAAGTCTCACCTGACTTCATGCCACAAATCGTTGGCCTGATTCCGACGCTTGCCGTTGCGTTCGCACTGAGCCAGGGAACATCACAAGCTCGCAACTTGCGGCTGTATCTAATCGTCGCGATATCGGCACTGGTTGTCGACCTTTTAGCTGCCGGCGGTATTAGCTTTCCCAGTGTCGCAGGTTCACTATACCTTTTGGCGGCAGTCGCATCTCCGGCGAAACCAACCGTGGTGCTTGACGACTGGCGAGGAAAAGGGCTACCGCTGGCCATTGGTGCCGTTGGGCTTCTCGTTGTCACATTGTGGGGAATCCAACCATCTCAGGCGCGTAGAACTCAAATGGGTCAGTCGACGCTCGCCGCTCGACAAGGAAATTGGAAGGCGATGGAGCAACATGCTTTGCTCGCAACTCAGGCCGACCCATGGAGCAAAGAAGGGCCATCGGCTCTGGCAAACATTTACTACCAAGGCTGGACGAACAATTCGGATGCTCCGTTGAAAGCACGAAAGCCGCTGCTCGATAGCTTCGACGAAAGTCTGGCGATGACGTTTCGCAGAGCCGGCCGTTCCTTTCCTTTGCACTTTTCGGCTGGGAACTGGTATCTCGATATCTATCGGCAGTCCAACAATCCGCAGCATCTTTTGCAGGCAACCGATCATTACCGGCAAGCGGCTAAGCTTTTTCCTAACCGAGCGATTCACCATGCTCAGCTTGCCTGGGCCCTCCATCTGGCGGGTCTCGATGAAGAAAGTTCCGCGGAGGCAGAAGAGGCGTTACGCTTGGATGCCCTGAATCCCCATGTCGAACGAAGCCTTGAAAAGCTGAAAATTCATGATCCAGGGCCATTCAATCCTAATGATCAAGCAAAAGCAGGGCCTTCGCAGGAACTTTCTGCCAAACAAGTTGTTGAGAATTTGCGTACAATGGGAGGATAG
- a CDS encoding DUF1573 domain-containing protein: MKPIALLLVCLLIGSAAGFGFAYRDASLPNHFGPVTDPDQSWKEVQISEDAPKVEVEGGTVYAFGRMELNSVGKHTFIVKNVGQGTLELTMEGTTCKCTMADLKEGDTLSVAPGESTEIKLEWRPKAYQEDFAQTARIATNDPRLSMLELRITGSVVQAIVLDPTEVRFTNLAAGETRKAATKVLSFKEASFEIEDLKVDGDDSKFLSATQRPLNEEELEQSNGALAGYLVEVEVKPGLPLGTNRHKVIAKTTSEFAPELEIPVTSYIVGDISVIAVKKYEREKSVLYLNKLKKSEGTSTKLFLIVKGPHRDNVEIELAETRPSYMNVEVGEAESINQGNVRKIPLSIEIPAGSPEGNFLGPERKDLGKIALSVKGHPEIQEVNIGVYFSVE; encoded by the coding sequence ATGAAACCGATTGCACTTCTCTTGGTCTGTCTACTAATCGGATCCGCTGCGGGCTTTGGATTCGCTTATCGTGACGCTTCGCTTCCCAATCATTTTGGGCCTGTGACCGATCCCGATCAGTCCTGGAAAGAAGTTCAAATTTCCGAGGACGCTCCCAAAGTCGAAGTGGAAGGGGGAACCGTCTACGCGTTTGGTCGCATGGAACTGAACTCAGTCGGGAAACATACCTTTATTGTCAAAAATGTTGGGCAGGGGACACTTGAGCTGACCATGGAAGGCACCACGTGTAAGTGCACTATGGCCGACTTAAAAGAAGGGGATACGCTGAGTGTCGCTCCCGGTGAATCGACCGAAATCAAACTCGAATGGCGTCCCAAGGCTTATCAGGAAGATTTCGCTCAAACCGCTCGCATCGCGACTAACGATCCTCGGTTGTCAATGCTGGAACTTCGTATCACGGGAAGTGTCGTTCAGGCCATTGTCCTCGATCCGACCGAAGTCCGTTTCACCAACTTGGCTGCCGGCGAAACAAGAAAAGCTGCTACCAAAGTGCTGAGCTTCAAAGAGGCCTCATTTGAAATTGAAGACCTAAAAGTAGATGGAGACGATTCCAAGTTTCTCTCCGCGACTCAGCGTCCACTTAATGAAGAAGAGTTGGAACAGTCCAATGGAGCGTTAGCCGGCTATTTGGTTGAAGTGGAAGTCAAACCAGGCTTGCCACTGGGTACCAATCGTCACAAGGTGATTGCTAAAACGACGAGCGAATTTGCCCCCGAACTTGAAATCCCGGTAACAAGCTACATCGTCGGCGACATTTCGGTTATCGCTGTGAAAAAGTACGAACGGGAAAAGTCAGTCCTTTATCTCAATAAACTGAAGAAATCGGAGGGCACGTCGACCAAGCTCTTTTTGATTGTCAAAGGGCCGCATCGAGACAACGTCGAGATCGAACTTGCCGAAACTCGCCCTAGCTACATGAATGTGGAAGTTGGCGAGGCAGAGTCGATCAATCAGGGAAATGTGCGAAAAATTCCGCTTTCTATCGAAATCCCTGCCGGATCGCCTGAAGGTAATTTTCTGGGTCCAGAACGGAAGGATCTTGGAAAAATTGCGTTATCTGTGAAAGGACATCCCGAGATCCAAGAGGTCAATATTGGTGTTTATTTCTCAGTCGAGTAG